One segment of Halalkalicoccus tibetensis DNA contains the following:
- a CDS encoding aminomethyltransferase family protein has translation MSVLESFHANHGATFEERAGRRLPRHYGRPERTHKAVRNGVGVIETAYDVLVVTGDDRVEYVDNVLSNRVPDEDGEGCYALLCDPQGRIELDCYVYNAGERLLLFAPPGHGAGLAEEWREKVFIQDVGIEVATDDLAVLGVHGSKATEKVASVLNKIGVPEGELVFDRGTIHDVGVTVIATDDPTGEDGYEIVCGIDEAETVLDTLINYGTGAVPFGTQVWGSLTLEAGTPLFDSELEGRIPNVLGLGNAVDFEKGCFVGQEVISRVENRGEPSQRLVGLRCEALPEAGAAVRDDGDGVGEVTRAIGSPSLDEPIALAVVEFGLEHEELTVGEGIDARVAELPFVEGSGRSARVPAYGE, from the coding sequence ATGAGCGTTCTCGAGTCGTTTCACGCGAACCACGGCGCGACGTTCGAGGAGCGTGCCGGTCGCCGGCTCCCGCGCCACTACGGCCGACCCGAACGGACCCACAAGGCCGTCAGGAACGGCGTCGGCGTCATCGAGACGGCCTACGACGTCCTCGTCGTCACCGGCGACGACCGGGTGGAGTACGTCGACAACGTCCTCTCGAACCGCGTCCCGGACGAGGACGGCGAGGGCTGCTACGCGCTGCTCTGTGACCCGCAGGGCCGGATCGAGCTCGACTGCTACGTCTACAACGCCGGCGAGCGACTGCTGCTGTTCGCCCCGCCGGGCCACGGCGCCGGCCTGGCCGAGGAGTGGCGCGAGAAGGTGTTCATCCAGGACGTCGGGATCGAGGTCGCCACCGACGACCTCGCGGTCCTGGGGGTCCACGGCTCGAAGGCCACCGAGAAGGTCGCGAGCGTGCTGAACAAGATCGGCGTCCCGGAGGGCGAGCTGGTCTTCGACCGGGGGACGATCCACGACGTCGGCGTGACCGTCATCGCGACGGACGACCCGACCGGCGAGGACGGCTACGAGATCGTCTGTGGCATCGATGAGGCCGAGACGGTGCTCGATACGCTGATCAACTACGGTACCGGCGCAGTCCCGTTCGGCACCCAGGTGTGGGGTTCGCTGACGCTGGAGGCCGGCACCCCGCTGTTCGACAGCGAGCTCGAGGGCCGGATCCCGAACGTCCTCGGGCTCGGGAACGCCGTCGACTTCGAGAAGGGCTGTTTCGTCGGCCAGGAGGTGATCAGCCGCGTCGAAAACAGAGGGGAACCCAGCCAGCGCCTCGTCGGCCTCCGGTGCGAGGCGCTCCCCGAGGCGGGCGCGGCGGTCCGCGATGACGGGGATGGCGTCGGCGAGGTGACGCGCGCGATCGGGAGCCCCTCGCTCGACGAACCGATCGCGCTCGCGGTCGTGGAGTTCGGGCTCGAACACGAGGAACTGACCGTCGGCGAGGGGATCGACGCCCGGGTGGCGGAGCTACCGTTCGTCGAGGGCAGCGGGCGCTCGGCGCGGGTGCCGGCATACGGCGAGTGA
- a CDS encoding DUF6432 family protein, with protein sequence MGATRAYRGRTDDETAVLDALIERPDQGMTVLELRTRADVTIDELETALGALSDDGLIDVEKNGDRTVIKPDDSVVPDPDEGTEPSIVDRVRDRLPF encoded by the coding sequence ATGGGGGCAACGCGGGCGTACCGGGGCCGCACGGACGACGAGACCGCCGTCCTCGACGCGCTGATCGAGCGACCCGACCAGGGGATGACGGTCCTCGAGCTGCGCACCCGCGCCGACGTGACCATTGACGAGCTCGAGACCGCGCTCGGGGCGCTGAGCGACGACGGCCTGATCGACGTCGAGAAGAACGGCGACCGGACCGTGATCAAGCCAGACGACTCGGTCGTTCCCGACCCCGACGAGGGGACGGAGCCGTCGATCGTCGACCGGGTCCGCGACAGGCTGCCGTTCTAA